In the Thermodesulfovibrio yellowstonii DSM 11347 genome, one interval contains:
- a CDS encoding HD domain-containing phosphohydrolase: MNKLEILLKAAGKISREKNLNNLISILSNLAKDIIEVDRCSLFLIDEQKKELYTIFAHGVKEIRIPITSGIAGYVVKTGKTYVTSDAYKSKFFNPEVDKISGYTTRNILAVPIFDSRGRIIGVYQAINKLDDFNSVDIKLMKLIAEFAAAAIETQMLYEKIKSVHKKALIKLSKAAEYKDPESPNHFLRVGLISSLLAEKLGLDEEKCELLMLASTMHDIGKIGIPDSILQKSGRLEPDEWEVMKKHPIIGYELLFDEESELLQMAAIIALEHHERWDGKGYPFGKRETEISLWARIVSVVDNFDTLTTDKGNRESWSIDAAINYMEIMKEKAFDPQIVDTFLSNIEKIIEIKEKYKD, translated from the coding sequence ATGAACAAGCTTGAAATTTTGCTTAAAGCCGCAGGTAAGATATCAAGGGAGAAAAATTTAAATAATCTAATAAGTATCCTTTCAAATCTTGCAAAGGATATAATTGAAGTTGACCGTTGTAGCCTTTTTCTTATAGATGAACAAAAAAAGGAGCTATATACAATATTTGCACATGGTGTAAAGGAAATTAGAATTCCTATAACTTCAGGGATAGCAGGATATGTTGTTAAAACCGGGAAAACCTATGTCACATCAGATGCTTATAAAAGTAAATTTTTCAATCCCGAAGTTGATAAAATTTCGGGTTACACAACAAGAAACATTCTTGCGGTACCAATTTTTGATTCCAGAGGAAGAATAATTGGAGTGTATCAGGCAATAAACAAATTGGATGATTTTAACAGTGTGGACATTAAATTAATGAAGCTTATTGCAGAATTTGCTGCAGCAGCAATTGAAACCCAGATGCTTTATGAAAAAATCAAATCTGTGCATAAAAAAGCACTTATAAAACTTTCAAAAGCTGCAGAATACAAGGATCCAGAAAGTCCTAATCACTTTTTAAGAGTCGGACTTATTTCAAGTCTGCTTGCAGAAAAACTCGGATTAGATGAAGAAAAATGTGAACTGCTTATGTTAGCTTCAACAATGCATGACATTGGCAAGATTGGAATTCCAGACAGTATTCTTCAAAAATCAGGCAGACTTGAGCCTGATGAATGGGAAGTTATGAAAAAACATCCAATAATTGGATATGAACTTCTTTTTGATGAAGAAAGTGAACTTCTTCAAATGGCTGCAATAATAGCTCTTGAACATCATGAAAGATGGGATGGTAAAGGATATCCTTTTGGAAAAAGAGAGACAGAAATATCTCTCTGGGCAAGAATAGTAAGTGTTGTTGATAACTTTGATACACTTACAACAGATAAAGGGAATAGAGAGTCATGGAGCATTGATGCCGCTATAAATTATATGGAAATTATGAAAGAAAAAGCTTTTGATCCTCAAATTGTTGACACTTTTCTTAGTAATATTGAAAAAATTATTGAAATAAAAGAAAAATATAAAGACTAA
- the pilB gene encoding type IV-A pilus assembly ATPase PilB: protein MSTKLTSERLTIGVFLLKKGKISEKQLIDAQAVQKIEGIKIGAALIKLGYITEDELVESMSELYGYPVFKIDSYKIDPLVVKLLPEDVIRKYKVLPFLREGNIIRVLITDPANEIALEQLKFFLSGFKILFYIGKDSDFKNLINKFFGEEGAEIYSKETVHELVESAVQEPSITQPEEEQAILEVDAPLIRLVNQIIVNAISKRASDIHIEPFEDNIYIRYRIDGVLHDILTLPPKLKSALITRIKIMANMDISERRLPQDGRIKMKIGKKEVDFRVSTLPSIFGEKIVLRILEKGSLQLDLTKLGFEEESLNFFIEALSKPYGMILVTGPTGSGKTTTLYSSLMKLRKPEVNIVTVEDPVEYTLPRITQVQVQEDIGRTFAQVLRSFLRQDPDIILVGEIRDFETAEIAIKAALTGHLVLSTLHTNDAPSTITRLVNMGIEPFLIASSVILIVAQRLVRKLCESCKKEQKISKETFLKLGFPEESFDSLKIYEAQGCAECNQTGYRGRVALYEVMPIKDEIRELILTGASTNEIKKEAIKLGMLTLRHSGIRKIMAGITSIEEVLRVTVED, encoded by the coding sequence ATGTCAACAAAATTAACATCTGAAAGACTAACAATAGGAGTATTTCTCTTAAAAAAAGGTAAAATTTCTGAAAAACAGCTTATTGATGCACAAGCAGTTCAAAAAATTGAAGGGATAAAAATTGGAGCCGCCCTTATAAAATTGGGCTACATAACAGAGGATGAATTGGTAGAGTCTATGAGCGAACTTTATGGCTATCCTGTATTTAAAATTGACTCTTATAAAATTGACCCCTTGGTAGTTAAACTTCTTCCAGAGGATGTAATAAGAAAATACAAAGTATTGCCATTCTTAAGAGAAGGAAATATAATCAGGGTTTTAATTACAGACCCAGCAAATGAAATAGCTTTAGAACAACTTAAGTTTTTTTTAAGCGGTTTTAAAATTCTTTTTTACATAGGAAAGGACTCAGATTTCAAAAATTTAATAAATAAATTTTTTGGAGAAGAAGGAGCCGAAATTTATAGCAAAGAAACTGTTCATGAACTTGTTGAAAGCGCTGTTCAGGAACCGTCTATAACACAACCCGAAGAAGAACAAGCTATTCTTGAAGTAGATGCTCCTTTAATAAGGCTCGTCAATCAGATAATTGTGAATGCAATTTCAAAAAGGGCAAGTGATATTCATATAGAACCTTTTGAAGACAATATATATATCAGATATAGAATAGATGGAGTGTTGCATGATATTTTAACTTTGCCACCAAAACTTAAGAGTGCTCTTATCACGAGAATTAAGATCATGGCAAACATGGATATCTCAGAGAGAAGACTTCCTCAGGATGGAAGAATAAAGATGAAAATAGGCAAAAAAGAGGTTGATTTTAGAGTTTCAACACTTCCATCAATATTTGGTGAGAAAATTGTTTTAAGAATTCTTGAAAAAGGCTCGCTCCAGCTTGACCTTACAAAGCTTGGTTTTGAAGAAGAATCTCTGAATTTTTTTATTGAAGCTCTCAGTAAACCTTATGGAATGATACTTGTTACAGGACCAACTGGCTCTGGTAAAACAACCACACTGTATTCTTCTCTCATGAAACTTAGAAAACCTGAGGTAAACATTGTTACTGTTGAAGACCCTGTTGAGTATACCCTTCCAAGAATTACACAGGTTCAGGTCCAGGAAGACATTGGACGAACCTTTGCTCAGGTATTGAGGTCATTTTTAAGACAGGATCCAGATATAATTCTTGTCGGAGAGATAAGAGATTTTGAAACAGCAGAAATAGCAATAAAGGCAGCTCTCACAGGACATCTTGTCCTGAGCACGCTTCATACAAATGATGCACCAAGTACTATTACAAGACTGGTAAATATGGGAATAGAACCTTTTTTAATTGCCTCATCGGTCATATTAATTGTTGCCCAAAGGCTTGTAAGAAAATTGTGTGAAAGCTGTAAAAAAGAGCAAAAAATATCAAAAGAAACCTTTCTTAAACTCGGTTTTCCTGAAGAATCGTTTGATAGTTTAAAAATTTATGAAGCCCAGGGATGTGCTGAATGCAATCAAACAGGATATCGTGGAAGAGTGGCTCTTTATGAAGTTATGCCTATAAAGGATGAGATTAGAGAACTTATTTTAACAGGTGCATCTACAAATGAAATAAAAAAAGAAGCAATAAAACTTGGAATGCTTACACTGAGACATTCTGGAATTAGAAAAATAATGGCAGGAATAACAAGTATAGAAGAAGTTTTAAGGGTTACGGTGGAAGACTGA
- the gltX gene encoding glutamate--tRNA ligase codes for MVRVRFAPSPTGHLHIGGARTALFNWLFARHHNGKFILRIEDTDRSRSTEEYIESIIEAMKWLGLDWDEGPFRQTDRMEVYKAYAYKLLEEGKAYRCYCTPEELEERRQQAMKEGKPPRYDRRCREIKETLNKPFAIRFKMPLEGETVVDDLVKGKVTFKNSEIEDLVILRSDGTPTYNFCVVVDDFEMGITHVIRGEDHLNNTPKQIHIYHALGMNPPEFAHIPMILGTDRARLSKRHGATSVLSYRDEGYLSDALVNFLARLGWSYGDKEIFTREELIKYFNLEQVGKANAVFNAEKLLWLNSEYIKLTPEEKLFELVKPFLIKEGYLKEGETLDKDWACRAIKSLKERCRTLKELAHAMRYYLLDYVEIEPKAKEKYINAETVPVLREVTEKLAALEEFTQERIEKIFMDIVNEKGLKLGQVAQPVRVVMTGSTVSPGIYEVLEIAGKEKTLKRLRRVIDAS; via the coding sequence GTGGTAAGGGTTAGATTTGCACCAAGTCCTACAGGACATTTACATATTGGAGGAGCAAGAACAGCGCTTTTTAACTGGCTCTTTGCAAGGCATCACAATGGAAAGTTTATTCTAAGGATTGAAGATACTGACAGGTCTCGTTCTACGGAAGAATACATTGAATCTATAATTGAGGCAATGAAATGGCTTGGGCTTGACTGGGATGAAGGTCCTTTCAGACAAACTGATAGAATGGAGGTCTACAAAGCCTATGCTTACAAGCTTCTTGAAGAAGGTAAAGCCTATCGTTGCTATTGCACTCCGGAAGAACTTGAGGAAAGAAGGCAACAGGCAATGAAAGAAGGGAAACCTCCAAGATATGACAGACGTTGTAGAGAGATAAAAGAAACTCTCAATAAGCCCTTTGCCATAAGATTTAAAATGCCCCTTGAGGGTGAAACAGTTGTTGATGACCTTGTAAAAGGTAAAGTTACTTTTAAAAACAGCGAAATTGAAGACCTTGTAATTCTAAGAAGCGATGGCACACCAACCTATAATTTCTGCGTGGTTGTTGATGACTTTGAAATGGGTATTACCCATGTAATAAGAGGTGAAGACCATCTAAATAATACTCCAAAGCAGATTCACATTTATCATGCTCTTGGCATGAATCCACCCGAGTTTGCTCATATTCCCATGATACTTGGCACTGACAGAGCTCGTTTAAGCAAGCGTCATGGTGCAACATCTGTTCTTTCTTACAGGGACGAGGGATATCTTTCCGATGCTTTAGTTAACTTTCTTGCCCGTCTTGGGTGGTCTTACGGAGACAAAGAGATATTTACAAGGGAAGAGTTAATAAAATATTTCAATCTTGAACAAGTTGGTAAGGCAAATGCTGTTTTCAATGCTGAAAAACTTCTGTGGCTTAACAGTGAATACATAAAGCTTACTCCTGAAGAAAAGCTTTTTGAGCTTGTAAAACCTTTTTTAATTAAAGAGGGATATTTAAAAGAAGGAGAAACACTGGATAAAGACTGGGCATGTAGGGCTATAAAATCACTTAAAGAAAGATGCAGAACCCTTAAAGAGCTTGCCCACGCAATGAGATACTATCTTCTTGATTATGTTGAAATAGAGCCAAAGGCAAAGGAAAAATATATAAACGCTGAGACAGTTCCTGTTCTCAGAGAGGTAACAGAAAAACTTGCAGCTCTTGAAGAATTCACTCAGGAAAGAATTGAAAAGATATTTATGGACATTGTGAATGAAAAGGGATTAAAGCTTGGACAAGTTGCACAGCCTGTAAGAGTTGTTATGACAGGTAGCACTGTGAGCCCTGGAATATATGAGGTTTTGGAGATTGCGGGTAAGGAAAAAACACTAAAGAGATTAAGGAGGGTCATAGATGCCTCTTGA
- a CDS encoding GAF and HD-GYP domain-containing protein, whose product MEKEILLEHLKELLEFSKIINSSLEIEEIRKKAALAAVKLVNCEAGSLLLFDEELEELYFDVALGEKAEKVKMIKLKKGQGIAGWVAKHKEAVIINDVQKDPRFYKGADEKSGFKTKTMICLPVMIKDKVLGVIQAINKKNSLFNEYDLELLRALASQVAVAIENARLYEELKETFYSIVFALADTIEKRDPYTGGHTKRVMDYSVAIGIEMELSKKEIEKLRLAAILHDIGKIGIRDEILLKKEELSDEEFKIIQNHTIYGAEILNYVKQLKDIIPGVKHHHEEFSGSGYPDQLKGYEIPLIARIIAVADTFDAMTTDRPYRKALSVNEAMKELQNKAGTQFDPHVIDAFQKAFTKMKKL is encoded by the coding sequence ATGGAAAAAGAAATTCTGTTAGAACATCTTAAAGAACTCCTTGAATTCTCTAAAATAATTAATTCCTCCCTTGAAATTGAAGAAATAAGAAAAAAAGCAGCATTGGCAGCAGTAAAACTTGTCAATTGTGAGGCAGGAAGTCTTCTTCTTTTTGATGAAGAATTAGAAGAGCTTTATTTTGATGTTGCTCTTGGAGAAAAAGCTGAAAAAGTGAAAATGATAAAACTCAAAAAGGGTCAGGGTATTGCTGGATGGGTTGCAAAACACAAAGAGGCAGTCATAATAAATGATGTCCAGAAGGACCCCCGATTCTACAAAGGTGCAGATGAAAAATCAGGATTTAAAACAAAAACAATGATTTGTTTACCTGTAATGATTAAAGATAAAGTTCTTGGTGTAATTCAGGCTATAAATAAAAAAAACTCACTTTTTAATGAATATGATCTTGAGCTACTCAGGGCACTTGCAAGTCAGGTTGCTGTAGCAATAGAAAATGCAAGACTTTATGAAGAGCTTAAAGAGACTTTTTATTCAATTGTTTTTGCACTTGCAGATACAATTGAAAAAAGAGATCCTTATACAGGAGGTCATACTAAAAGAGTCATGGATTATAGTGTTGCAATAGGGATTGAGATGGAACTCAGCAAAAAAGAAATTGAAAAATTAAGACTCGCAGCTATCCTTCATGATATAGGCAAAATTGGGATAAGAGATGAAATTTTGCTAAAAAAAGAAGAACTTTCTGATGAGGAGTTTAAGATTATACAAAATCACACAATTTATGGTGCAGAAATTCTTAATTATGTTAAACAACTTAAAGATATTATTCCCGGTGTGAAACATCATCATGAAGAATTTAGTGGTTCAGGGTATCCTGACCAGCTAAAAGGCTATGAAATCCCTCTAATTGCAAGAATTATCGCAGTAGCTGATACCTTTGATGCAATGACCACCGACAGACCTTACAGAAAAGCTCTTTCAGTTAATGAAGCGATGAAGGAATTACAGAATAAAGCAGGGACACAGTTTGATCCTCATGTTATTGATGCATTCCAGAAAGCATTCACTAAAATGAAAAAGCTATGA
- a CDS encoding 3',5'-cyclic-nucleotide phosphodiesterase yields the protein MKIRVLGASGSDIPGHHLSSFLLNNKILFDAGGVTSSLSFTAQQKIEHIFITHAHLDHIRDIPFLADNIILSGKSKRINIYSIKEVIDDIKKHLLNYRLWPDFTVIPDVKNSILDLKIIHEEKSILLDGYKITAYRMNHTVPAVGFLVEKEGRSFFYTGDTGPAINTWKKFLNKKLNALIIEVSLPDKMKDLATKTGHLTPRLLFEDLKLFNQKPEKIFITHIKPLYKKAIERELKKYSDYKIEILQGRESIKI from the coding sequence ATGAAAATAAGAGTTCTTGGAGCTTCAGGCTCTGATATCCCTGGTCATCATCTTTCTTCTTTTCTTTTAAACAATAAAATACTTTTTGATGCAGGGGGTGTTACAAGTTCTCTAAGTTTTACTGCTCAACAGAAAATAGAGCACATATTCATAACCCATGCTCATTTAGACCATATAAGGGACATTCCTTTTCTTGCTGATAATATAATTTTAAGTGGTAAATCTAAAAGGATAAATATCTATTCAATAAAGGAAGTTATTGATGATATAAAAAAACATTTACTTAATTACAGGCTATGGCCTGATTTTACAGTTATTCCAGATGTTAAAAACTCTATTTTAGATTTGAAAATCATTCATGAAGAAAAATCTATCTTATTAGATGGATATAAAATAACTGCTTATAGAATGAATCACACTGTTCCAGCAGTTGGCTTTCTTGTTGAGAAGGAAGGAAGGAGTTTTTTTTATACAGGAGATACGGGACCTGCAATCAATACATGGAAAAAGTTTTTAAATAAAAAATTGAATGCCTTAATTATAGAAGTTTCTCTACCTGATAAAATGAAAGACCTTGCTACTAAAACTGGGCATTTAACGCCAAGACTTCTTTTCGAGGACCTGAAGCTATTCAATCAGAAACCTGAAAAAATTTTTATAACTCATATAAAGCCTCTTTACAAAAAAGCTATTGAAAGAGAATTGAAAAAATATTCGGATTACAAAATAGAGATTCTTCAGGGTAGAGAATCAATAAAAATTTGA
- a CDS encoding CHASE2 domain-containing protein, whose amino-acid sequence MDINKLIQLLRAQKNKETIVSVFIVIIFLVLFYIKPYPFELVDMKIYDLFFHLRGQETPPKSVVIAAIDEASLEKFGRWPWSRDKIAKVIDKLSELEAAVITFDIILSEHEQNDRVLADSISKAGNVILPVVFFFNENAPEELTIISSAFPVLNTQNLKRYHPISSKNVLVCQKILAENAAGFGHINMFPDPDGTIRWEVLFIEYYGYMIPSLSLKTVSMYLGIPPEKQAIDANRGVYLGKRYIPTDPWGRFLIPYYGGNETFKHISIVDILEDKVKKEDIENKIVIVGATAVGIYDLRVTPLSSVLPGVEKHANVVAAIIDGKTLLPASSFLVSLLIFLSGIISILFYKKLKAGYSMIVLMSLLVIVFSISFVFFKNGIWLSIVYISGNLVTQFLTTITIKYAYSEKEARQIKKIFSSYVTEKIVNELIKNPSMAKLGGARREVTVLFSDIRDFTTLSEKLPPEKVVEILNEYFSTMAEIIFKWEGTLDKFMGDAIMVFWGAPLPQNDHPEKALKCAIEMISKLRYLHSKWKAENKPLLKIGIGISTGEVLVGNIGAEGKKMDYTVIGDHVNLACRLEKLNKQFDSEILISEFTYERMKETIDSEYLDSIYVEELGTILVKGKETPVKIFKVSLR is encoded by the coding sequence ATGGATATTAACAAGCTGATACAACTACTCAGAGCACAAAAAAATAAAGAAACTATAGTCAGTGTTTTTATTGTGATTATTTTCTTGGTGCTTTTTTATATAAAACCCTATCCATTTGAACTTGTTGATATGAAAATATATGATTTATTTTTTCATCTTCGCGGTCAGGAAACTCCTCCAAAAAGTGTAGTTATTGCCGCAATAGATGAGGCTTCTCTTGAAAAATTTGGGAGATGGCCCTGGAGCAGAGATAAAATAGCCAAAGTTATTGATAAACTCTCAGAGCTTGAAGCTGCAGTTATTACCTTTGATATCATACTAAGTGAACATGAACAGAATGATAGAGTTTTGGCAGATAGCATATCAAAAGCAGGAAATGTCATTTTGCCTGTTGTTTTCTTTTTTAATGAAAATGCCCCAGAAGAGTTAACAATAATTTCTTCAGCCTTTCCTGTTTTAAATACTCAAAACCTTAAAAGGTATCATCCTATTTCTTCCAAAAATGTTCTTGTCTGTCAAAAAATTCTTGCTGAAAATGCAGCAGGATTTGGACATATTAATATGTTTCCTGATCCTGATGGAACAATAAGATGGGAAGTTTTATTCATTGAGTATTATGGATATATGATTCCCTCACTTTCACTTAAAACAGTCTCTATGTATCTTGGCATCCCTCCTGAAAAACAGGCAATTGATGCTAACAGAGGAGTCTATCTTGGCAAAAGATATATACCTACTGACCCATGGGGGAGATTTTTAATTCCCTATTATGGAGGAAATGAAACATTTAAACATATTTCAATTGTTGATATCCTTGAAGATAAAGTTAAAAAAGAAGATATTGAGAATAAAATTGTAATAGTTGGTGCAACTGCTGTTGGAATTTATGATTTAAGGGTTACTCCACTAAGCTCCGTGCTTCCCGGTGTTGAAAAACATGCTAATGTTGTCGCAGCAATCATTGATGGGAAAACTCTTTTGCCAGCCTCTTCATTTTTAGTTTCGCTATTAATCTTTTTATCAGGAATAATAAGCATTCTGTTTTACAAAAAATTAAAAGCAGGTTACTCCATGATTGTTTTGATGTCTCTGCTTGTAATAGTTTTTTCAATCTCATTTGTTTTCTTTAAAAACGGAATATGGCTTTCTATTGTTTATATTTCAGGAAATTTAGTCACTCAATTTCTAACAACAATCACAATAAAGTATGCTTACTCTGAAAAGGAGGCAAGACAAATAAAAAAAATATTTTCAAGTTATGTTACTGAAAAGATTGTGAATGAACTTATTAAAAATCCTTCAATGGCTAAACTTGGAGGAGCACGAAGAGAAGTAACAGTATTATTCTCTGACATTAGAGACTTTACAACACTGTCTGAAAAACTCCCTCCGGAAAAAGTTGTTGAAATTCTTAATGAGTATTTCAGTACGATGGCAGAAATTATTTTTAAATGGGAGGGAACTCTTGATAAATTTATGGGTGATGCAATAATGGTTTTCTGGGGTGCTCCTCTTCCGCAGAATGATCATCCAGAGAAAGCATTAAAATGCGCTATTGAAATGATTAGCAAACTTAGATATCTACACAGTAAATGGAAGGCAGAAAATAAACCTTTATTAAAAATAGGAATTGGTATAAGCACAGGGGAGGTTCTTGTTGGCAATATTGGAGCAGAAGGGAAAAAAATGGATTATACAGTAATTGGTGACCATGTAAACTTAGCATGTCGTCTTGAGAAATTAAATAAACAGTTTGATTCCGAAATATTGATTTCTGAGTTTACCTATGAAAGAATGAAAGAAACAATTGACTCCGAATATCTGGATTCAATATATGTTGAAGAACTGGGGACTATTTTAGTAAAAGGCAAGGAAACTCCAGTTAAAATTTTTAAAGTTTCTCTCAGATAG
- a CDS encoding 23S rRNA (pseudouridine(1915)-N(3))-methyltransferase RlmH: MYRFKIYYPGKTKAKFIKEGIDHYIKLLSPFAKVELIELKEGHGDKEKVTEEESKTILNSLKGDFILLHRDGKSLSSTEFADFIKDKSLTQFVIGGVYGVNEAVFKAASFRLSLSSLTFTHEISRLLLLEQLYRAITIIHGKSYHY; this comes from the coding sequence TTGTATAGATTTAAAATATACTACCCCGGTAAAACAAAGGCAAAGTTCATAAAAGAAGGGATAGACCATTACATTAAACTTCTCAGTCCCTTTGCAAAAGTTGAGTTGATTGAGCTTAAAGAAGGACATGGAGATAAGGAGAAAGTCACAGAGGAAGAATCAAAAACAATTCTGAATTCACTTAAAGGTGATTTTATTCTTCTGCACAGAGACGGTAAAAGCCTTAGCTCTACAGAATTTGCCGATTTTATAAAAGATAAATCACTTACTCAGTTCGTAATTGGAGGCGTCTATGGAGTAAATGAAGCAGTTTTTAAAGCTGCTTCTTTCAGACTTTCCCTTTCCTCTCTAACCTTTACCCATGAAATATCAAGACTCCTACTTCTTGAGCAACTCTACAGGGCAATAACAATTATTCATGGAAAGAGTTATCATTACTGA
- a CDS encoding Trm112 family protein, translating into MPLDKELLEIIVCPKCKGDLIYEEEKERLVCKNCSVYYPIREDIPILLIEEAKKLETQ; encoded by the coding sequence ATGCCTCTTGATAAAGAGTTGCTTGAAATTATAGTTTGCCCAAAATGCAAGGGAGATTTGATTTACGAAGAAGAAAAAGAAAGGCTTGTTTGCAAAAACTGCTCTGTTTATTATCCAATAAGAGAGGATATACCCATTCTTCTCATTGAAGAAGCTAAAAAGCTTGAAACTCAGTAA